A genomic segment from Parolsenella catena encodes:
- a CDS encoding hydrogenase maturation nickel metallochaperone HypA/HybF, whose translation MHELGIVFYIIDDAKKAATDNGLTSVRRVTLQLGEVSGVVPELLGDAWKWACAREPMMEGCELEVEDIPAVTHCEACGTDYGTVEHGRICPACGSDQTYLLRGREVMIKQIEAY comes from the coding sequence GTGCACGAGCTAGGAATTGTCTTCTACATCATCGACGACGCAAAGAAGGCCGCCACGGACAACGGCCTTACGTCCGTGCGGCGCGTGACCCTGCAGCTCGGCGAGGTCTCCGGCGTGGTGCCCGAGCTTCTCGGCGACGCCTGGAAGTGGGCCTGCGCGCGCGAGCCCATGATGGAGGGCTGCGAGCTTGAGGTGGAGGACATCCCTGCCGTGACGCACTGCGAGGCGTGCGGCACCGACTACGGCACCGTGGAGCACGGGCGCATCTGCCCGGCATGTGGCAGCGACCAGACATATCTGCTGCGCGGTCGCGAGGTCATGATCAAGCAGATCGAGGCGTACTAG
- the hypB gene encoding hydrogenase nickel incorporation protein HypB, which yields MEDTEKDAHEREVRVIEVKQSVFASNDRAADALRDELRARKTFLLNLMSSPGSGKTTTLARTIEALAGDLSIGVMEADIDSDVDARAMAATGVTAIQLHTGGMCHLDAAMCRQGLAELEAAAEAAGTAPLDLAILENVGNLVCPAEFDTGASVNVAILSVPEGDDKPLKYPLMFEVCDVVLVNKMDVAPYFDFDLTRCEENVHLRNPGAKVIPMSAKTGEGTGAWAAWLRAAVAAWKTGTFEKATPANSEAPHYPGE from the coding sequence ATGGAAGATACCGAGAAGGACGCGCACGAGCGTGAAGTCCGCGTCATCGAGGTCAAACAGAGTGTGTTCGCGAGCAACGACCGCGCGGCGGACGCTCTCCGCGACGAGCTCCGTGCTCGCAAGACCTTCCTGCTTAACTTGATGAGCAGCCCCGGCTCGGGCAAGACCACAACGCTCGCACGCACCATCGAGGCCCTTGCCGGCGACCTTTCCATCGGCGTCATGGAGGCGGACATCGACTCAGACGTCGACGCGCGCGCCATGGCCGCGACGGGTGTCACGGCGATCCAGCTCCATACGGGTGGCATGTGCCACCTCGACGCCGCTATGTGCCGCCAGGGCCTCGCGGAGCTCGAGGCCGCAGCCGAGGCCGCGGGCACGGCTCCCCTTGACCTCGCGATTCTCGAGAATGTCGGCAACCTCGTGTGTCCGGCGGAGTTCGATACGGGCGCGAGCGTGAACGTCGCGATCCTCTCCGTGCCGGAGGGTGATGACAAGCCCCTCAAGTATCCGCTGATGTTCGAGGTCTGCGACGTCGTCCTCGTCAACAAGATGGACGTGGCGCCGTACTTCGACTTCGACCTCACACGCTGCGAGGAGAACGTGCACCTGCGAAACCCGGGTGCCAAGGTCATCCCGATGAGCGCCAAGACGGGGGAGGGCACAGGCGCGTGGGCGGCATGGCTGCGCGCCGCCGTCGCCGCATGGAAGACCGGCACGTTCGAGAAGGCCACGCCGGCCAACAGCGAGGCCCCGCACTATCCAGGCGAGTAA
- a CDS encoding glutamate synthase subunit beta, translating into MGKPGAFLEHGRQAHGLRDVAERTKDYDELYELLSPERQQVQASRCMMCGVAFCQTGISFGHARPSGCPLHNLIPEWNDLVYRGQWEGAAERLALTSPMPEFTSRVCPAPCEAACNLGRADEPETIHDNERAISDWQWAHGGPARFEPAAADAPSVAVVGSGPAGLVSAWELARRGARVTVVERHDRAGGLLMYGIPNMKLDKSVVTRRVRLMEELGIEFRLGVDAADPAVAKSLASEFDAVVVAAGACKPRGLGATGFAEGLTSGGVAYAVDYLTSATRSVLDGGAPAIDAAGKDVVVIGGGDTGNDCLGTAVRQGARSVRQFEFLSCPPQERAAGDAWPQWPNVMKTDYGQTEAIKLMGGEMREWGVDTLEVLRGEDGGVRGLRVVDLDWSHGKPERVEGSEREVPAQLVLIACGFTGPEKSVFDAFGVGLAQKGRPLPVMATPASHRAAASIGATPVFAAGDARNGSSLVVSAMADALACAAEVASTLKL; encoded by the coding sequence ATGGGCAAGCCAGGAGCGTTTCTCGAGCACGGCAGGCAGGCCCATGGGCTGCGCGACGTGGCCGAGCGCACGAAGGACTACGACGAGCTCTATGAGCTGCTCAGCCCCGAGCGGCAGCAGGTGCAGGCAAGCCGCTGCATGATGTGCGGCGTGGCCTTCTGCCAGACGGGCATCTCGTTTGGCCACGCGCGCCCGAGCGGCTGCCCGCTGCACAACCTCATCCCCGAGTGGAACGACCTCGTCTACCGCGGGCAGTGGGAGGGCGCGGCCGAGAGGCTGGCGCTCACCTCGCCCATGCCCGAGTTCACGAGCCGCGTGTGCCCCGCGCCGTGCGAGGCCGCCTGCAACCTGGGGCGCGCCGACGAGCCCGAGACGATTCACGACAACGAGCGCGCCATCAGCGACTGGCAGTGGGCGCACGGCGGCCCCGCGCGCTTTGAGCCGGCCGCGGCGGACGCCCCGAGCGTGGCCGTGGTGGGGTCGGGGCCGGCCGGCCTCGTGAGCGCCTGGGAGCTCGCGCGCAGGGGTGCGCGCGTCACGGTGGTGGAGCGCCACGACCGCGCGGGTGGCCTGCTCATGTACGGCATCCCCAACATGAAGCTCGACAAGTCCGTGGTCACGCGCCGCGTGAGGCTCATGGAGGAGCTCGGGATCGAGTTCCGCCTGGGCGTGGACGCGGCGGACCCCGCCGTGGCCAAGTCGCTGGCCAGCGAGTTCGACGCCGTCGTGGTGGCGGCCGGTGCGTGCAAGCCGCGCGGGCTTGGGGCCACGGGCTTTGCCGAGGGCCTCACGAGCGGTGGCGTGGCGTACGCCGTGGACTACCTCACGAGCGCCACGAGAAGCGTGCTCGACGGCGGTGCGCCTGCGATCGATGCCGCGGGCAAGGACGTCGTGGTCATTGGCGGCGGCGACACGGGCAACGACTGCCTGGGCACCGCCGTGCGCCAGGGCGCGCGCTCCGTGCGCCAGTTCGAGTTCCTCTCCTGCCCGCCGCAGGAGCGCGCGGCAGGAGACGCGTGGCCGCAGTGGCCCAACGTCATGAAGACCGACTATGGCCAGACGGAGGCCATCAAGCTTATGGGTGGCGAGATGCGCGAGTGGGGCGTCGACACGCTCGAGGTCCTGCGCGGCGAGGACGGCGGCGTCCGTGGCCTGCGCGTCGTTGACCTGGACTGGAGCCACGGCAAGCCGGAGCGCGTCGAGGGGTCCGAGCGTGAGGTGCCCGCCCAGCTCGTGCTCATCGCCTGCGGCTTCACGGGCCCGGAGAAGAGCGTGTTCGACGCGTTTGGCGTCGGCCTGGCCCAGAAGGGGCGTCCGCTGCCCGTCATGGCCACGCCCGCCTCGCACCGCGCCGCCGCGAGCATCGGTGCCACGCCGGTGTTTGCCGCCGGAGACGCACGCAACGGCTCCTCGCTCGTCGTGAGCGCCATGGCAGACGCCCTGGCCTGCGCTGCCGAGGTGGCCTCCACGCTCAAGCTGTAG
- a CDS encoding FAD-dependent oxidoreductase, with protein sequence MIINGPGISYTEPDIGSEFVPELPDNPRPSIVALCKHCTNRILGKDELLPYEYWSFAEAATDEQADMLVKLKVRVPCTLEAAVKATGIPPEKLEPMLDEVSYVGLLEYNWENPQHEKQWVLPMLVPGSAEFLNMRWSQLEEHPVFAKFFEQASKGPLSRATPLVPPGGAGIGMHVIPVERAIEHENQSISIEHIKHWLDKYDGKYAASACSCRMSRQRMGEGCGDDFNDWCIAVGDMADYVVETNRGRYITREEALEIFQRAEDNGFVHQITNIDGEHKIFAICNCNVNVCYALRTSQLFNTPNLSRSAYVAHVDAKSCVACGRCVEVCPAGAAKLGQKLCSKKAGGKVPEYPRQELPDTVKWGPEKWSPNYRNDNRIETHEGGTAPCKTACPAHIAVQGYLKLASQGRYQEALALIKRENPLPAVCGRICNRRCEDACTRGRVDEAIAIDEVKKFIAQLDLDASTRYIPSQVRPKVEGDFTEKIAIIGAGPAGLSCAFYLAERGYKPVVFERGARPGGMLTYGIPAYKLGKDVIQAEVDIIEAMGAEFRYGVEVGRDVTLAQLREQGFKAFYVAIGCQGGRLAGVPGEDAEGVSVAVDFLRGVAEAQLAGTEVPAVGRRVVVVGGGNVAIDVARTAARLGAANVDMLCLETRDIMPASNEEVAEAESDGVRLSCGWGPAEVLVRDGHAAGVRFKRCTRVFDEDGRFSPEYDEADTIDVEADQVVFSIGQSIEWGGLLEGSAVELGRGNGAVADPKTYQTAEPDIFVGGDVYTGPKFAIDAIAAGHEAAVSIHRFVQGGTLTIGRNQRSYRELDKADAELGSYDTASRQQPEIDHEAEKRAPFSEYVRTLTEEQVRAETARCLGCGASIVDPNKCIGCGLCTTKCAFDAIHLRRERPECSVMVKSENKVPALLKYAAKRQAKIMFGRKR encoded by the coding sequence ATGATCATTAACGGCCCCGGCATTTCCTACACCGAGCCTGACATCGGATCCGAGTTCGTCCCCGAGCTTCCCGACAACCCGCGCCCGAGCATCGTGGCCCTCTGCAAGCACTGCACCAACCGCATCCTCGGCAAGGACGAGCTCCTGCCCTACGAGTACTGGAGCTTCGCCGAGGCGGCCACCGACGAGCAGGCCGACATGCTCGTCAAGCTCAAGGTCCGCGTGCCCTGCACGCTCGAGGCCGCTGTCAAGGCGACGGGCATCCCGCCGGAGAAGCTCGAACCCATGCTCGACGAGGTCTCCTACGTGGGCCTCCTCGAATACAACTGGGAGAATCCCCAGCATGAGAAGCAGTGGGTCCTCCCCATGCTCGTGCCGGGATCGGCGGAGTTCCTCAACATGCGCTGGAGCCAGCTCGAGGAGCACCCGGTCTTCGCCAAGTTCTTCGAGCAGGCCTCGAAGGGACCGCTCTCCCGTGCGACGCCGCTCGTGCCGCCCGGAGGCGCGGGCATCGGCATGCACGTCATTCCCGTCGAGCGCGCCATCGAGCACGAGAACCAATCCATCTCCATCGAGCACATCAAGCACTGGCTCGACAAGTACGACGGCAAATACGCCGCGAGTGCCTGCAGCTGTCGCATGAGTCGCCAGCGCATGGGCGAGGGCTGCGGAGATGACTTCAACGACTGGTGCATCGCCGTGGGCGACATGGCCGACTACGTCGTGGAGACCAACCGCGGCCGCTACATCACGCGCGAGGAGGCCCTCGAGATCTTCCAGCGCGCCGAGGACAACGGCTTCGTTCACCAGATCACCAATATCGACGGCGAGCACAAGATCTTCGCCATCTGCAACTGCAACGTGAACGTGTGCTACGCCCTGCGCACCTCGCAGCTGTTCAACACGCCCAACCTCTCGCGCTCTGCCTACGTGGCCCACGTTGACGCCAAGAGCTGTGTGGCGTGCGGACGCTGCGTGGAGGTGTGCCCGGCCGGCGCCGCCAAACTCGGCCAGAAGCTGTGCTCCAAGAAGGCGGGCGGCAAGGTGCCCGAGTACCCGCGCCAGGAGCTGCCCGACACCGTGAAGTGGGGCCCGGAGAAGTGGAGCCCCAACTACCGCAACGACAATCGCATCGAGACCCACGAGGGCGGCACGGCCCCCTGCAAGACTGCCTGCCCGGCCCACATCGCCGTGCAGGGCTACCTCAAGCTCGCGAGCCAGGGTCGCTACCAGGAGGCCCTTGCCCTCATCAAGCGCGAGAACCCGCTGCCGGCCGTGTGCGGTCGCATCTGCAACCGCCGTTGCGAGGACGCCTGCACGCGCGGCCGCGTGGACGAGGCCATCGCCATCGACGAGGTCAAGAAGTTCATCGCCCAGCTCGACCTCGACGCGAGCACCCGCTACATCCCGTCCCAGGTGCGCCCCAAGGTCGAGGGTGACTTCACCGAGAAGATCGCCATCATCGGTGCCGGCCCGGCGGGACTGTCCTGCGCCTTCTATCTGGCCGAGCGTGGCTACAAGCCCGTCGTGTTCGAGAGAGGCGCGCGTCCCGGCGGCATGCTCACCTACGGCATCCCCGCCTACAAGCTTGGTAAGGACGTCATCCAGGCCGAGGTGGACATCATCGAGGCCATGGGCGCCGAGTTCCGCTATGGCGTGGAGGTGGGCCGCGACGTGACGCTTGCCCAGCTGCGCGAGCAGGGGTTCAAGGCGTTCTACGTGGCCATCGGATGCCAGGGCGGCCGTCTCGCGGGCGTGCCCGGCGAGGATGCCGAGGGCGTCTCCGTGGCCGTCGACTTCCTGCGCGGCGTTGCGGAGGCGCAGCTCGCGGGTACTGAGGTGCCGGCCGTGGGCAGGCGCGTCGTCGTCGTGGGCGGCGGCAACGTGGCCATCGACGTGGCACGCACGGCGGCGCGTCTGGGTGCGGCGAACGTGGACATGCTGTGCCTGGAGACCCGCGACATCATGCCGGCCTCCAACGAGGAGGTGGCCGAGGCCGAGAGCGACGGCGTGCGCCTCTCGTGCGGCTGGGGCCCGGCCGAGGTCCTCGTGCGCGACGGCCATGCCGCCGGCGTGCGCTTCAAGCGCTGCACCCGCGTCTTCGACGAGGACGGTCGCTTCTCGCCCGAGTACGACGAGGCCGACACGATTGACGTCGAGGCGGACCAGGTGGTCTTCTCCATCGGCCAGAGCATCGAGTGGGGCGGCCTTCTCGAGGGCAGTGCCGTGGAGCTGGGACGCGGCAATGGCGCCGTGGCAGACCCCAAGACCTACCAGACCGCCGAGCCCGACATCTTCGTGGGCGGCGACGTCTACACCGGCCCCAAGTTTGCCATCGATGCCATCGCCGCAGGTCACGAGGCTGCCGTCTCCATCCACCGCTTCGTGCAGGGCGGCACGCTCACGATCGGCCGCAACCAGCGCAGCTACCGCGAGCTTGACAAGGCGGACGCGGAGCTCGGCTCCTATGACACCGCCAGCCGCCAGCAGCCCGAGATCGACCACGAGGCCGAGAAACGCGCCCCGTTCTCCGAGTACGTGAGGACCCTCACCGAGGAGCAGGTGCGCGCCGAGACGGCCCGATGCCTGGGCTGCGGCGCCTCGATCGTGGATCCCAACAAGTGCATCGGCTGCGGCCTGTGCACCACCAAGTGCGCGTTCGACGCCATTCACCTGCGCCGCGAGCGCCCCGAGTGCTCCGTGATGGTCAAGAGCGAGAACAAGGTGCCGGCGCTGCTCAAGTACGCGGCGAAGCGCCAGGCCAAGATCATGTTCGGCCGCAAGAGGTAA
- the gltB gene encoding glutamate synthase large subunit, whose amino-acid sequence MESHQQKASQQGLYRPSYEHDACGIGAIASLKGVKSHQTLDDALSVLVNLEHRGGKGLERNTGDGAGVLFQIPHRFFRKEAQKEGQLLPDAGDYGVAMLFFPHSDETGETDGAADPEAVAAAIRVFEEGCAECGVPLMFWRRVPVDPHDLGDTAKACMPTIMQAFLRRPEGVEAGQDFERKLYVCRRTIERAADKNPALANKIFYVCSMSSRTIVYKGMLVATQMRRFFTDLNDAAVETALALVHSRYSTNTTPSWERAHPNRYIIHNGEINTLRGNVSWIRAREPNLYSPVLQHDLERVLPIINREGSDSAILDNVLEFLTMNGRPLDRAVTLMIPEPWDHNPNLSGKRRAYDAYQSMLMEPWDGPAAIAFTDGRILGAALDRNGLRPARYYVTRDDRLILSSEVGTIDVEPENILRTGCLGPGEMLEVDPAQGRVLWNDEIRDKYANEKPYRDWLGDETLDIRDLREPEASELPAEPDEGLSLTQRLARHGYHYDDVDEAVRPMAASAKVPLASMGVDAPLAVLSKKTRSFFDYFHQLFAQVTNPPIDALRESLVTSSVLYLGNHGNLLEDCRDTCRLVRLQGPLLTHDAFRRICAIDRVGFRTQVFHATYRRDAGEGALETALDALDHQIEDAVRAGTNIVVISDRAGEGEVPIPSLLALGSVHNHLIRTGVRMLADIVVETGDALCAHDFACLVGYSASGIYPYMAHDCIRELVARGEIDLPGDEAVANYDRAVTAGITSIMSKMGISTMQGYHSAQIFEIIGLSDELVDRYFTATTTSVGGLGIEGVQREQNERYDSAVALAKSPSPNQLPSLGLTKWRPLGGEEHLIEPRAIYLLQRACSEGDMELFREYGKVVHRPGRAVTLRDLLDFDAAGRTPVPLEEVEPVSSIVRRFNTGAMSYGSISKEAHETLAIAMNRLHGRSNTGEGGEDPVREVPLPNGDSRKSAIKQVASGRFGVTSRYLSSAIEIQIKMAQGAKPGEGGHLPGKKVYPWIAEVRQSTPGVGLISPPPHHDIYSIEDLAELIFDLKNANPGARISVKLCALAGVGTIATGVAKGGADKITISGHNGGTGAAPRDSIWHAGIPFEIGLAETQQTLLRNGLRSRVVVETDGKLMDGRDVAIAALLGAEEFGFATMPLVAMGCLMQRDCQQDTCPAGIATQNCKLRGRFTGTPEQVVNFMEFTAAELREIMASLGFRTVDEMVGHPECLCQVEVSDNWKANEVDLSRVLANGTNEFGRSIPGAEGRHFLPSMAPDLEMGRTLDATLLVPYTADARTHLEPIRFHADIDNVNRCVGTMLGHEVTAAHPEGLPDESIVVDCTGSGGQSFGAFLPRGVTLAIEGDANDYFGKGLSGGTLSVRPPARANYKFDENIIVGNVAFYGATSGKGFVNGLAGQRFAVRNSGATVVVEGVGNHGCEYMTGGTALVLGEVGLNFAAGMSGGVAYVFDEFGTLESRCNTEMVELKAPSTEELAQIHALIEEHVARTSSPRGIKMLYRFDAYKDKFVKVIPRDYERVLEAVAAAEADGKSHEEALQVAFDKITGRN is encoded by the coding sequence ATGGAGTCTCACCAGCAGAAAGCCTCCCAGCAAGGCCTGTATCGCCCCAGCTACGAGCATGACGCGTGCGGCATCGGCGCCATCGCCTCGCTCAAGGGCGTCAAGAGCCACCAGACGCTCGACGACGCGCTCTCCGTGCTCGTGAACCTCGAGCACCGCGGCGGCAAGGGCCTCGAGCGAAACACCGGCGACGGCGCCGGCGTGTTGTTCCAGATCCCGCACCGCTTCTTCCGCAAGGAGGCGCAGAAGGAGGGCCAGCTGCTGCCCGACGCCGGCGACTACGGCGTGGCCATGCTGTTCTTCCCCCACAGCGACGAGACCGGCGAGACGGACGGCGCGGCGGACCCCGAGGCCGTGGCCGCGGCCATCCGTGTGTTCGAGGAGGGCTGCGCCGAGTGCGGCGTGCCGCTCATGTTCTGGCGCCGCGTGCCCGTTGACCCGCATGACCTGGGTGACACCGCCAAGGCCTGCATGCCCACGATCATGCAGGCGTTCCTGCGCCGTCCCGAGGGCGTCGAGGCCGGCCAGGACTTCGAGCGCAAGCTCTACGTGTGCCGCCGCACCATCGAGCGCGCCGCGGACAAGAACCCGGCGCTCGCGAACAAGATCTTCTACGTGTGCTCCATGAGCTCGCGCACCATCGTGTACAAGGGCATGCTCGTGGCCACGCAGATGCGCCGCTTCTTCACTGACCTCAACGATGCCGCCGTGGAGACGGCGCTCGCGCTCGTGCACTCGCGCTACTCCACCAACACCACGCCCTCCTGGGAGCGCGCGCATCCCAACCGCTACATCATCCACAACGGAGAGATCAACACCCTGCGCGGCAACGTGTCCTGGATCCGCGCACGCGAGCCAAACCTGTACAGCCCCGTGCTGCAGCACGACCTGGAGCGCGTGCTGCCCATCATCAACCGCGAGGGCTCCGACTCCGCCATCCTCGACAACGTGCTCGAGTTCCTCACGATGAACGGCCGACCCCTCGACCGCGCCGTGACGCTCATGATCCCCGAGCCGTGGGACCACAACCCCAACCTGTCCGGGAAGCGCCGCGCCTACGACGCCTACCAGTCCATGCTCATGGAGCCCTGGGACGGTCCGGCCGCCATCGCGTTCACGGACGGTCGCATCCTGGGGGCGGCGCTCGACCGCAACGGCCTGCGTCCCGCGCGCTACTACGTCACGCGCGACGACCGCCTCATCCTGTCCTCCGAGGTGGGCACCATCGACGTGGAGCCCGAGAACATCCTGCGCACGGGCTGCCTGGGCCCGGGCGAGATGCTCGAGGTGGACCCCGCGCAGGGCCGCGTGCTGTGGAACGACGAGATCCGCGACAAGTACGCCAACGAGAAGCCCTACCGCGACTGGCTCGGCGACGAGACGCTCGACATCCGCGACCTGCGCGAGCCCGAGGCCTCCGAGCTGCCTGCCGAGCCCGACGAGGGGCTCTCGCTCACGCAGCGCCTCGCCCGCCACGGCTACCACTACGATGACGTTGACGAGGCCGTGCGCCCCATGGCCGCCTCGGCGAAGGTGCCGCTGGCCTCCATGGGCGTCGACGCGCCGCTTGCCGTGCTCTCCAAGAAGACGCGCAGCTTCTTTGACTACTTCCACCAGCTGTTCGCCCAGGTGACGAACCCGCCCATCGACGCACTGCGCGAGAGCCTCGTCACGAGCTCGGTGCTCTACCTCGGCAACCACGGCAACCTGCTCGAGGACTGCCGCGACACCTGTCGCCTCGTGCGCCTGCAGGGCCCGCTGCTCACCCATGACGCGTTCAGGCGCATCTGCGCCATCGATCGCGTGGGCTTCCGCACGCAGGTCTTCCACGCCACCTATCGCCGTGACGCCGGCGAGGGCGCCCTCGAGACGGCGCTCGATGCGCTCGACCACCAGATCGAGGACGCCGTGCGCGCCGGCACCAACATCGTGGTCATCTCCGACCGCGCGGGGGAGGGCGAGGTGCCCATCCCGAGCCTGCTCGCGCTGGGCAGCGTGCACAACCACCTCATCCGCACGGGCGTGCGCATGCTCGCAGACATCGTGGTGGAGACGGGCGACGCCCTGTGCGCCCATGACTTCGCCTGTCTGGTGGGCTACTCCGCGAGCGGCATCTACCCCTACATGGCCCACGACTGCATCCGCGAGCTCGTGGCCCGCGGCGAGATCGACCTGCCCGGCGACGAGGCCGTGGCCAACTACGACCGCGCGGTGACGGCCGGCATCACCTCGATCATGTCCAAGATGGGCATCTCGACCATGCAGGGCTACCACTCCGCCCAGATCTTCGAGATCATCGGCCTGTCCGACGAGCTCGTGGACCGCTACTTCACGGCCACAACCACGAGCGTGGGCGGCCTTGGCATCGAGGGCGTGCAGCGCGAGCAGAACGAGCGCTACGACAGCGCCGTGGCGCTTGCCAAGAGCCCGTCTCCCAACCAGCTGCCGAGCCTGGGCCTCACGAAGTGGCGCCCCCTCGGCGGCGAGGAGCACCTCATCGAGCCGCGCGCCATCTACCTGCTGCAACGCGCCTGCTCAGAGGGTGACATGGAGCTGTTCCGCGAGTACGGCAAGGTCGTCCACAGGCCGGGCCGTGCGGTGACGCTGCGAGACCTGCTCGACTTTGACGCGGCCGGCCGCACGCCCGTGCCGCTCGAGGAGGTCGAGCCCGTCTCGTCCATCGTGCGCCGCTTCAACACGGGCGCCATGAGCTACGGCTCCATCTCCAAGGAGGCCCACGAGACGCTCGCCATCGCCATGAACCGCCTGCACGGGCGCTCCAACACCGGCGAGGGCGGCGAGGACCCGGTCCGCGAGGTGCCGCTGCCCAACGGCGACTCGCGCAAGAGTGCCATCAAGCAGGTGGCGAGCGGCCGCTTTGGCGTCACGAGCCGCTACCTGTCCAGCGCCATCGAGATCCAGATCAAGATGGCCCAGGGCGCCAAGCCCGGCGAGGGCGGTCACCTGCCCGGCAAGAAGGTCTACCCCTGGATCGCCGAGGTGCGCCAGTCCACGCCCGGCGTGGGCCTCATCTCGCCGCCGCCCCACCACGACATCTACTCCATCGAGGACCTCGCCGAGCTCATCTTTGACCTCAAGAACGCAAACCCGGGCGCCCGCATCTCCGTGAAGCTGTGTGCGCTGGCGGGCGTGGGCACCATCGCCACGGGCGTGGCCAAGGGCGGGGCCGACAAGATCACCATCAGCGGCCACAACGGCGGCACGGGCGCCGCGCCGCGCGACTCCATCTGGCACGCCGGCATCCCGTTTGAGATCGGCCTGGCAGAGACGCAGCAGACGCTGCTTCGCAACGGCCTGCGAAGCCGCGTGGTCGTGGAGACGGACGGCAAGCTCATGGACGGCCGCGACGTTGCCATCGCCGCGCTTCTCGGCGCCGAGGAGTTTGGCTTTGCCACCATGCCGCTCGTGGCCATGGGCTGCCTCATGCAGCGAGACTGCCAGCAGGACACCTGCCCGGCGGGCATCGCCACGCAGAACTGCAAGCTGCGCGGCCGCTTCACGGGCACGCCCGAGCAGGTCGTGAACTTCATGGAGTTCACCGCAGCCGAGCTCAGGGAGATCATGGCGAGCCTGGGCTTCCGTACCGTCGACGAGATGGTGGGCCACCCCGAGTGCCTGTGCCAGGTCGAGGTGTCGGACAACTGGAAGGCCAACGAGGTTGACCTGTCCCGCGTGCTCGCGAACGGCACGAACGAGTTCGGCCGCAGCATCCCGGGCGCGGAGGGCAGGCACTTCCTGCCCTCCATGGCCCCCGACCTCGAGATGGGACGCACGCTCGATGCCACGCTGCTCGTGCCCTACACGGCAGACGCGCGCACGCACCTCGAGCCCATCCGTTTCCACGCGGACATCGACAACGTGAACCGCTGCGTGGGCACGATGCTGGGCCACGAGGTCACCGCCGCGCACCCCGAGGGCCTGCCCGACGAGTCCATCGTCGTTGACTGCACGGGCTCGGGCGGCCAGAGCTTTGGTGCCTTCCTGCCCCGCGGCGTGACGCTCGCCATCGAGGGCGATGCCAACGACTACTTTGGCAAGGGCCTCTCGGGCGGCACGCTCTCCGTGCGCCCGCCCGCGCGCGCCAACTACAAGTTCGACGAGAACATCATCGTGGGCAACGTTGCGTTCTACGGCGCCACGAGTGGCAAGGGCTTCGTGAACGGCCTGGCCGGTCAGCGCTTTGCCGTGCGCAACTCCGGCGCCACCGTGGTGGTGGAGGGCGTGGGCAACCACGGCTGCGAGTACATGACCGGCGGCACGGCGCTCGTGCTGGGCGAGGTGGGCCTCAACTTCGCCGCGGGCATGAGCGGCGGCGTGGCCTACGTGTTCGACGAGTTCGGCACGCTCGAGAGCCGCTGCAACACCGAGATGGTGGAGCTCAAGGCCCCGAGCACAGAAGAGCTTGCGCAGATCCATGCGCTCATCGAGGAGCACGTGGCGCGCACCTCGAGCCCGCGCGGCATCAAGATGCTCTACCGCTTTGACGCGTACAAGGACAAGTTCGTGAAGGTCATCCCGCGCGACTACGAGCGCGTGCTCGAGGCGGTGGCCGCCGCCGAGGCGGACGGCAAGTCTCACGAGGAGGCCCTGCAGGTGGCCTTCGACAAGATCACGGGGAGGAACTAG